From Camelus bactrianus isolate YW-2024 breed Bactrian camel chromosome 16, ASM4877302v1, whole genome shotgun sequence, the proteins below share one genomic window:
- the C1QBP gene encoding complement component 1 Q subcomponent-binding protein, mitochondrial, whose protein sequence is MLQLLRSVPRAVGSAVAGLRAAAPSQPLRQLLQPAFRPCARPFGLLSVRTGSVQLPGLLQPRGPCACGCGCGRLHTEGDKAFVDFLSDEIKEEKKIQKYKSLPKMSGGWDLEVNGTEAKLVRKIAGEKITVTFNINNSIPPPYDGEEEPSQGQKVEEQEPELTSTPNFVVEVIKDGSKKALVLDCHYPEDEVGQEEEDQSDIFSIKEVSFQPTEESDWKDTNYTLNTDSLDWALYDHLMDFLADRGVDNTFADELVELSTALEHREYITFLEDLKGFVKSQ, encoded by the exons ATGCTGCAACTGCTACGCAGCGTGCCCCGCGCCGTGGGCTCCGCCGTCGCCGGCCTCCGCGCCGCCGCGCCCTCCCAGCCGCTCCGGCAGCTACTGCAGCCCGCATTCCGGCCGTGCGCCCGGCCCTTTGGGCTGCTCAGCGTGCGCACGGGGTCAGTGCAGCTGCCCGGCCTCCTGCAGCCTCGGGGGCCCTGTGCCTGCGGCTGTGGCTGCGGCAGACTGCACACCGAAG GGGACAAAGCTTTTGTTGACTTCCTCAGTGATGAGattaaggaggaaaagaagattCAGAAGTATAAGTCTCTCCCCAAGATGTCTGGAGGTTGGGATCTGGAGGTGAATGGGACAGAAGCCAAATTAGTGCGGAAAATTGCTGGAGAAAA gATCACTGTCACTTTCAACATTAACAACAGCATCCCACCCCCATATGATGGAGAGGAAGAGCCCTCCCAAGGGCAGAAGGTTGAAGAACAGGAG CCTGAATTGACGTCCACTCCCAATTTCGTGGTTGAAGTGATAAAGGATGGCAGCAAGAAGGCCCTGGTGCTGGACTGTCACTACCCAGAGGACGAG GTTGGGCAAGAAGAGGAGGACCAGAGTGACATTTTCTCCATCAAGGAAGTGAGCTTTCAGCCCACTGAAGAGTCTGACTGGAAGGACACAAATTACACACTCAACACAGATTCCCTGGATTGG GCTTTATATGACCACCTAATGGATTTCCTTGCGGACCGAGGCGTGGACAACACTTTTGCTGATGAGTTGGTGGAGCTCAGCACAGCCCTGGAGCACCGGGAGTACATCACTTTCCTCGAGGACCTCAAAGGTTTTGTCAAAAGCCAGTAG
- the NUP88 gene encoding nuclear pore complex protein Nup88 isoform X1, whose translation MAAAEGLAGDGELWQTWLPNHAVFLRLREGLKNQSPAEAEKPASSSLPSSSPPLPPQSLTRNLVLGLGGELFLWDGEGSSFLVVRLRGLSCAGEEPSLSQYQRLLCINPPLFEIYQVLLSPTEHHVALIGIKGLMILELPKRWGKNSEFEGGKSTVNCSTTPIAERLFTSSTSLTLKHAAWYPSEMLDPHIVLLTSDNVIRIYSLREPQTPTKVIILSETEEESLILNKGRAYTASLGETAVAFDFGPLSAVPKNVFGQKGKDEVVAFPLYILYENGETFLTYVSLLHSPGSVGKLLGPLPMHPAAEDNYGYDACAVLCLPCVPNILVIATESGMLYHCVVLEGEEEDDQTSEKSWDSRADLIPSLYVFECVELELALKLASGEDDPFDSDFSCPIKLHRDPKCPSRYHCTHEAGVHSVGLTWIHKLHKFLGSDEEDKDSLQELATEQKCFVEHILCTKPLPCRQPAPIQGFWIVPDILGPTMICITSTCECLIRPLLSTVHPASPPLLCTRDDVEVAESPLRILSETPDSFEKHIRSILQRSVANPAVLKSSEKDTAPPPEECLQLISRATQVFREQYILKQDLAKEEIQRRVKLLCDQKKKQLEDLNYCREERKSLREMAERLADKYEEAKEKQEDIMNRMKKVLHSFHSQLPVLSDSERDMKKELQLIPDQLRHLGNAIKQVTMKKDYQQRKMEKVLSPQKPTITLSAYQRKCIQSILKEEGEHIREMVKQINDIRNHVNF comes from the exons ATGGCGGCCGCCGAAGGACTCGCGGGCGACGGTGAACTGTGGCAGACCTGGCTGCCTAACCACGCCGTGTTCTTGCGGCTCCGGGAGGGACTGAAAAACCAGAGCCCAGCCGAAGCTGAGAAGCCGGCTTCTTCTTCATTGCCTTCGTCgtcgccgccgctgccgccgcagTCGCTGACGAGAAACCTGGTCTTAGGCCTCGGCGGAGAGCTCTTCCTGTGGGACGGAGAAGGCAGCTCCTTCTTAGTCGTGCGCCTTCGGGGCCTCAGCTGCGCCGGTGAGGAGCCCTCCCTCTCCCAGTACCAG AGATTGCTTTGCATAAATCCACCCCTGTTTGAAATCTATCAAGTCTTGTTAAGTCCAACAGAACATCATGTAGCACTTATAGGAATAAAAGGACTTATGATATTAGAATTACCTAAAAGATGGGGGAAGAATTCTGAATTTGAAGGTGGAAAATCAACAGTGAATTGTAG CACCACTCCAATTGCTGAGAGACTTTTCACGAGTTCTACCTCTCTGACTCTAAAGCATGCTGCCTGGTATCCAAGTGAGATGCTGGATCCCCACATAGTGTTGTTAACATCAGACAATGTaataag AATTTATTCTCTGCGTGAGCCCCAGACACCCACTAAGGTTATTATACTTtcagaaacagaagaggaaagtcTAATACTCAATAAAGG AAGGGCCTACACCGCATCTCTAGGAGAGACAGCAGTTGCATTTGACTTTGGGCCATTGTCAGCAGTCCCGAAGAACGTATTTGGACAAAAAGGCAAAGACGAAGTAGTGGCATTCCCCCTGTACATCTTGTACGAGAATGGGGAGACGTTCCTTACGTATGTTAGCCTGTTGCACAG CCCTGGGAGCGTGGGGAAGCTGTTAGGCCCGTTGCCCATGCACCCGGCAGCTGAAGACAACTATGGTTATGACGCCTGTGCCGTGCTCTGCTTGCCCTGTGTCCCCAACATCTTGGTGATTGCCACTGAGTCCGGAATGCTCTACCACTGTGTCGTgctggaaggggaggaagaagacGACCAAACA tcagaAAAGTCCTGGGATTCCAGGGCAGACCTCATTCCTTCTCTGTATGTGTTTGAGTGTGTTGAGTTGGAGCTTGCTCTGAAACTGGCGTCTGGAGAGGATGATCCTTTTGATTCTGACTTTTCTTGTCCAATTAAACTTCACAGAG ATCCCAAGTGTCCCTCAAGATACCACTGTACTCATGAAGCTGGTGTGCATAGTGTTGGGCTCACTTGGATTCATAAACTTCACAAATTTCTTGGATCAG atgaagaaGATAAGGACAGTTTGCAGGAACTAGCTACAGAACAGAAATGCTTCGTAGAACACATCCTTTGCACCAAGCCATTGCCGTGCAG GCAGCCAGCTCCGATTCAAGGATTCTGGATTGTCCCTGACATACTGGGGCCTACGATGATCTGCATCACCAGTACCTGCGAATGCCTCATAAGGCCTTTACT aagCACAGTCCATCCAGCATCGCCTCCCCTGCTCTGTACCCGAGATGACGTTGAAGTGGCAGAGTCTCCCCTCCGGATTCTGTCCGAAACCCCGGATTCCTTTGAAAAACACATCAGAAGCATTCTGCAACGCAGTGTCGCAAATCCAGCGGTTTTGAA atcATCTGAAAAAGATACGGCGCCCCCTCCCGAAGAATGTCTTCAGCTCATCAGCAGAGCCACCCAGGTGTTCAGAGAACAGTACATTCTTAAACAGGACCTGGCAAAGGAGGAGATTCAGCGGAG GGTGAAACTGTTATGtgaccaaaaaaagaaacaactagaAGATCTCAATTATTGCCGAGAGGAGAG GAAAAGTCTACGGGAAATGGCTGAGCGCTTAGCTGACAAATATGAGGAAGCCAAGGAAAAACAAGAAGATATTATGAACAG GATGAAAAAAGTACTTCACAGTTTTCACTCTCAGCTTCCAGTTCTGTCTGATAGTGAGAGAGACATGAAGAAAGAATTACAGCTGATACCTGATCAACTTCGACATCTGGGCAATGCCATCAAACAG GTTACTATGAAAAAAGACTATCAGCAGCGAAAGATGGAAAAGGTACTGAGTCCTCAGAAGCCCACCATTACACTCAGCGCCTACCAGCGGAAGTGCATTCAGTCCATCCTGAAGGAGGA GGGTGAACACATAAGAGAGATGGTGAAGCAAATTAATGATATCCGAAACCATGTAAACTTCTGA
- the RPAIN gene encoding RPA-interacting protein isoform X1: MAEPSRHRSLYKPVGSPPWKETFRQGCLERMRNSRDRLLNKYRQAGGSMPAGAQKTLLVQEVMEEEWNALQSVERWPEALAQLEEPMDLAVLEEIQQELIDQEQSIISEYEKSLQFDEECLSIMLAEWEANPLICPVCTKYNLRVTSGVVMCQCGLYLPSHSPELTEQKLRACLEDSVNEHSACCPHTPAFSVTEGTEEKPSLLMSCLVSLPGDPVVRAG; this comes from the exons ATGGCAGAGCCGTCTCGGCACCGCTCGCTGTATAAACCGGTTGGCTCGCCGCCTTGGAAAGAGACGTTCAGGCAG GGATGCCTAGAGAGAATGAGAAACAGCCGGGACAGGCTCCTGAACAAATACCGCCAGGCTGGAGGCAGTATGCCAGCGGGAGCTCAGAAAACCCTTCTAGTGCAGGAGGTGATGGAAGAAGAGTGGAACGCTTTGCAGTCGGTAGAGCGCTGGCCAGAGGCCTTGGCTCAG TTGGAGGAGCCAATGGACCTGGCTGTGCTGGAGGAAATCCAACAGGAGCTGATTGATCAAG AACAGTCCATCATCAGTGAGTACGAGAAGAGCTTGCAGTTTGATGAAGAGTGTCTCAGCATCATGCTGGCTGAGTGGGAAGCAAATCCCCTCATCTGTCCTGTGTGTACAAA GTACAACCTGAGAGTAACGAGCGGTGTGGTCATGTGTCAGTGTGGCCTGTACCTCCCATCTCAT TCTCCAGAGTTGACAGAGCAAAAGCTTCGCGCCTGTTTAGAAGACAGTGTGAATGAGCACAGTGCATGCTGTCCCCACACGCCAGCATTTTCCGTCACTGAAGGGACGGAAGAAAAGCCCAGTCTTCTCATGAGCTGTCTGGTAAGCCTCCCAGGGGACCCAGTGGTGAGAGCGGGTTAG
- the NUP88 gene encoding nuclear pore complex protein Nup88 isoform X3, with translation MAAAEGLAGDGELWQTWLPNHAVFLRLREGLKNQSPAEAEKPASSSLPSSSPPLPPQSLTRNLVLGLGGELFLWDGEGSSFLVVRLRGLSCAGEEPSLSQYQRLLCINPPLFEIYQVLLSPTEHHVALIGIKGLMILELPKRWGKNSEFEGGKSTVNCSTTPIAERLFTSSTSLTLKHAAWYPSEMLDPHIVLLTSDNVIRIYSLREPQTPTKVIILSETEEESLILNKGPGSVGKLLGPLPMHPAAEDNYGYDACAVLCLPCVPNILVIATESGMLYHCVVLEGEEEDDQTSEKSWDSRADLIPSLYVFECVELELALKLASGEDDPFDSDFSCPIKLHRDPKCPSRYHCTHEAGVHSVGLTWIHKLHKFLGSDEEDKDSLQELATEQKCFVEHILCTKPLPCRQPAPIQGFWIVPDILGPTMICITSTCECLIRPLLSTVHPASPPLLCTRDDVEVAESPLRILSETPDSFEKHIRSILQRSVANPAVLKSSEKDTAPPPEECLQLISRATQVFREQYILKQDLAKEEIQRRVKLLCDQKKKQLEDLNYCREERKSLREMAERLADKYEEAKEKQEDIMNRMKKVLHSFHSQLPVLSDSERDMKKELQLIPDQLRHLGNAIKQVTMKKDYQQRKMEKVLSPQKPTITLSAYQRKCIQSILKEEGEHIREMVKQINDIRNHVNF, from the exons ATGGCGGCCGCCGAAGGACTCGCGGGCGACGGTGAACTGTGGCAGACCTGGCTGCCTAACCACGCCGTGTTCTTGCGGCTCCGGGAGGGACTGAAAAACCAGAGCCCAGCCGAAGCTGAGAAGCCGGCTTCTTCTTCATTGCCTTCGTCgtcgccgccgctgccgccgcagTCGCTGACGAGAAACCTGGTCTTAGGCCTCGGCGGAGAGCTCTTCCTGTGGGACGGAGAAGGCAGCTCCTTCTTAGTCGTGCGCCTTCGGGGCCTCAGCTGCGCCGGTGAGGAGCCCTCCCTCTCCCAGTACCAG AGATTGCTTTGCATAAATCCACCCCTGTTTGAAATCTATCAAGTCTTGTTAAGTCCAACAGAACATCATGTAGCACTTATAGGAATAAAAGGACTTATGATATTAGAATTACCTAAAAGATGGGGGAAGAATTCTGAATTTGAAGGTGGAAAATCAACAGTGAATTGTAG CACCACTCCAATTGCTGAGAGACTTTTCACGAGTTCTACCTCTCTGACTCTAAAGCATGCTGCCTGGTATCCAAGTGAGATGCTGGATCCCCACATAGTGTTGTTAACATCAGACAATGTaataag AATTTATTCTCTGCGTGAGCCCCAGACACCCACTAAGGTTATTATACTTtcagaaacagaagaggaaagtcTAATACTCAATAAAGG CCCTGGGAGCGTGGGGAAGCTGTTAGGCCCGTTGCCCATGCACCCGGCAGCTGAAGACAACTATGGTTATGACGCCTGTGCCGTGCTCTGCTTGCCCTGTGTCCCCAACATCTTGGTGATTGCCACTGAGTCCGGAATGCTCTACCACTGTGTCGTgctggaaggggaggaagaagacGACCAAACA tcagaAAAGTCCTGGGATTCCAGGGCAGACCTCATTCCTTCTCTGTATGTGTTTGAGTGTGTTGAGTTGGAGCTTGCTCTGAAACTGGCGTCTGGAGAGGATGATCCTTTTGATTCTGACTTTTCTTGTCCAATTAAACTTCACAGAG ATCCCAAGTGTCCCTCAAGATACCACTGTACTCATGAAGCTGGTGTGCATAGTGTTGGGCTCACTTGGATTCATAAACTTCACAAATTTCTTGGATCAG atgaagaaGATAAGGACAGTTTGCAGGAACTAGCTACAGAACAGAAATGCTTCGTAGAACACATCCTTTGCACCAAGCCATTGCCGTGCAG GCAGCCAGCTCCGATTCAAGGATTCTGGATTGTCCCTGACATACTGGGGCCTACGATGATCTGCATCACCAGTACCTGCGAATGCCTCATAAGGCCTTTACT aagCACAGTCCATCCAGCATCGCCTCCCCTGCTCTGTACCCGAGATGACGTTGAAGTGGCAGAGTCTCCCCTCCGGATTCTGTCCGAAACCCCGGATTCCTTTGAAAAACACATCAGAAGCATTCTGCAACGCAGTGTCGCAAATCCAGCGGTTTTGAA atcATCTGAAAAAGATACGGCGCCCCCTCCCGAAGAATGTCTTCAGCTCATCAGCAGAGCCACCCAGGTGTTCAGAGAACAGTACATTCTTAAACAGGACCTGGCAAAGGAGGAGATTCAGCGGAG GGTGAAACTGTTATGtgaccaaaaaaagaaacaactagaAGATCTCAATTATTGCCGAGAGGAGAG GAAAAGTCTACGGGAAATGGCTGAGCGCTTAGCTGACAAATATGAGGAAGCCAAGGAAAAACAAGAAGATATTATGAACAG GATGAAAAAAGTACTTCACAGTTTTCACTCTCAGCTTCCAGTTCTGTCTGATAGTGAGAGAGACATGAAGAAAGAATTACAGCTGATACCTGATCAACTTCGACATCTGGGCAATGCCATCAAACAG GTTACTATGAAAAAAGACTATCAGCAGCGAAAGATGGAAAAGGTACTGAGTCCTCAGAAGCCCACCATTACACTCAGCGCCTACCAGCGGAAGTGCATTCAGTCCATCCTGAAGGAGGA GGGTGAACACATAAGAGAGATGGTGAAGCAAATTAATGATATCCGAAACCATGTAAACTTCTGA
- the RPAIN gene encoding RPA-interacting protein isoform X3 — protein MAEPSRHRSLYKPVGSPPWKETFRQGCLERMRNSRDRLLNKYRQAGGSMPAGAQKTLLVQEVMEEEWNALQSVERWPEALAQLEEPMDLAVLEEIQQELIDQEQSIISEYEKSLQFDEECLSIMLAEWEANPLICPVCTKYNLRVTSGVVMCQCGLYLPSHS, from the exons ATGGCAGAGCCGTCTCGGCACCGCTCGCTGTATAAACCGGTTGGCTCGCCGCCTTGGAAAGAGACGTTCAGGCAG GGATGCCTAGAGAGAATGAGAAACAGCCGGGACAGGCTCCTGAACAAATACCGCCAGGCTGGAGGCAGTATGCCAGCGGGAGCTCAGAAAACCCTTCTAGTGCAGGAGGTGATGGAAGAAGAGTGGAACGCTTTGCAGTCGGTAGAGCGCTGGCCAGAGGCCTTGGCTCAG TTGGAGGAGCCAATGGACCTGGCTGTGCTGGAGGAAATCCAACAGGAGCTGATTGATCAAG AACAGTCCATCATCAGTGAGTACGAGAAGAGCTTGCAGTTTGATGAAGAGTGTCTCAGCATCATGCTGGCTGAGTGGGAAGCAAATCCCCTCATCTGTCCTGTGTGTACAAA GTACAACCTGAGAGTAACGAGCGGTGTGGTCATGTGTCAGTGTGGCCTGTACCTCCCATCTCAT AGTTGA
- the RPAIN gene encoding RPA-interacting protein isoform X2 translates to MAEPSRHRSLYKPVGSPPWKETFRQGCLERMRNSRDRLLNKYRQAGGSMPAGAQKTLLVQEVMEEEWNALQSVERWPEALAQLEEPMDLAVLEEIQQELIDQEQSIISEYEKSLQFDEECLSIMLAEWEANPLICPVCTKYNLRVTSGVVMCQCGLYLPSHSPELTEQKLRACLEDSVNEHSACCPHTPAFSVTEGTEEKPSLLMSCLACDTWAVIL, encoded by the exons ATGGCAGAGCCGTCTCGGCACCGCTCGCTGTATAAACCGGTTGGCTCGCCGCCTTGGAAAGAGACGTTCAGGCAG GGATGCCTAGAGAGAATGAGAAACAGCCGGGACAGGCTCCTGAACAAATACCGCCAGGCTGGAGGCAGTATGCCAGCGGGAGCTCAGAAAACCCTTCTAGTGCAGGAGGTGATGGAAGAAGAGTGGAACGCTTTGCAGTCGGTAGAGCGCTGGCCAGAGGCCTTGGCTCAG TTGGAGGAGCCAATGGACCTGGCTGTGCTGGAGGAAATCCAACAGGAGCTGATTGATCAAG AACAGTCCATCATCAGTGAGTACGAGAAGAGCTTGCAGTTTGATGAAGAGTGTCTCAGCATCATGCTGGCTGAGTGGGAAGCAAATCCCCTCATCTGTCCTGTGTGTACAAA GTACAACCTGAGAGTAACGAGCGGTGTGGTCATGTGTCAGTGTGGCCTGTACCTCCCATCTCAT TCTCCAGAGTTGACAGAGCAAAAGCTTCGCGCCTGTTTAGAAGACAGTGTGAATGAGCACAGTGCATGCTGTCCCCACACGCCAGCATTTTCCGTCACTGAAGGGACGGAAGAAAAGCCCAGTCTTCTCATGAGCTGTCTG GCTTGTGACACTTGGGCTGTGATCCTCTAG
- the NUP88 gene encoding nuclear pore complex protein Nup88 isoform X2, whose protein sequence is MAAAEGLAGDGELWQTWLPNHAVFLRLREGLKNQSPAEAEKPASSSLPSSSPPLPPQSLTRNLVLGLGGELFLWDGEGSSFLVVRLRGLSCAGEEPSLSQYQRLLCINPPLFEIYQVLLSPTEHHVALIGIKGLMILELPKRWGKNSEFEGGKSTVNCSTTPIAERLFTSSTSLTLKHAAWYPSEMLDPHIVLLTSDNVIRIYSLREPQTPTKVIILSETEEESLILNKGAYTASLGETAVAFDFGPLSAVPKNVFGQKGKDEVVAFPLYILYENGETFLTYVSLLHSPGSVGKLLGPLPMHPAAEDNYGYDACAVLCLPCVPNILVIATESGMLYHCVVLEGEEEDDQTSEKSWDSRADLIPSLYVFECVELELALKLASGEDDPFDSDFSCPIKLHRDPKCPSRYHCTHEAGVHSVGLTWIHKLHKFLGSDEEDKDSLQELATEQKCFVEHILCTKPLPCRQPAPIQGFWIVPDILGPTMICITSTCECLIRPLLSTVHPASPPLLCTRDDVEVAESPLRILSETPDSFEKHIRSILQRSVANPAVLKSSEKDTAPPPEECLQLISRATQVFREQYILKQDLAKEEIQRRVKLLCDQKKKQLEDLNYCREERKSLREMAERLADKYEEAKEKQEDIMNRMKKVLHSFHSQLPVLSDSERDMKKELQLIPDQLRHLGNAIKQVTMKKDYQQRKMEKVLSPQKPTITLSAYQRKCIQSILKEEGEHIREMVKQINDIRNHVNF, encoded by the exons ATGGCGGCCGCCGAAGGACTCGCGGGCGACGGTGAACTGTGGCAGACCTGGCTGCCTAACCACGCCGTGTTCTTGCGGCTCCGGGAGGGACTGAAAAACCAGAGCCCAGCCGAAGCTGAGAAGCCGGCTTCTTCTTCATTGCCTTCGTCgtcgccgccgctgccgccgcagTCGCTGACGAGAAACCTGGTCTTAGGCCTCGGCGGAGAGCTCTTCCTGTGGGACGGAGAAGGCAGCTCCTTCTTAGTCGTGCGCCTTCGGGGCCTCAGCTGCGCCGGTGAGGAGCCCTCCCTCTCCCAGTACCAG AGATTGCTTTGCATAAATCCACCCCTGTTTGAAATCTATCAAGTCTTGTTAAGTCCAACAGAACATCATGTAGCACTTATAGGAATAAAAGGACTTATGATATTAGAATTACCTAAAAGATGGGGGAAGAATTCTGAATTTGAAGGTGGAAAATCAACAGTGAATTGTAG CACCACTCCAATTGCTGAGAGACTTTTCACGAGTTCTACCTCTCTGACTCTAAAGCATGCTGCCTGGTATCCAAGTGAGATGCTGGATCCCCACATAGTGTTGTTAACATCAGACAATGTaataag AATTTATTCTCTGCGTGAGCCCCAGACACCCACTAAGGTTATTATACTTtcagaaacagaagaggaaagtcTAATACTCAATAAAGG GGCCTACACCGCATCTCTAGGAGAGACAGCAGTTGCATTTGACTTTGGGCCATTGTCAGCAGTCCCGAAGAACGTATTTGGACAAAAAGGCAAAGACGAAGTAGTGGCATTCCCCCTGTACATCTTGTACGAGAATGGGGAGACGTTCCTTACGTATGTTAGCCTGTTGCACAG CCCTGGGAGCGTGGGGAAGCTGTTAGGCCCGTTGCCCATGCACCCGGCAGCTGAAGACAACTATGGTTATGACGCCTGTGCCGTGCTCTGCTTGCCCTGTGTCCCCAACATCTTGGTGATTGCCACTGAGTCCGGAATGCTCTACCACTGTGTCGTgctggaaggggaggaagaagacGACCAAACA tcagaAAAGTCCTGGGATTCCAGGGCAGACCTCATTCCTTCTCTGTATGTGTTTGAGTGTGTTGAGTTGGAGCTTGCTCTGAAACTGGCGTCTGGAGAGGATGATCCTTTTGATTCTGACTTTTCTTGTCCAATTAAACTTCACAGAG ATCCCAAGTGTCCCTCAAGATACCACTGTACTCATGAAGCTGGTGTGCATAGTGTTGGGCTCACTTGGATTCATAAACTTCACAAATTTCTTGGATCAG atgaagaaGATAAGGACAGTTTGCAGGAACTAGCTACAGAACAGAAATGCTTCGTAGAACACATCCTTTGCACCAAGCCATTGCCGTGCAG GCAGCCAGCTCCGATTCAAGGATTCTGGATTGTCCCTGACATACTGGGGCCTACGATGATCTGCATCACCAGTACCTGCGAATGCCTCATAAGGCCTTTACT aagCACAGTCCATCCAGCATCGCCTCCCCTGCTCTGTACCCGAGATGACGTTGAAGTGGCAGAGTCTCCCCTCCGGATTCTGTCCGAAACCCCGGATTCCTTTGAAAAACACATCAGAAGCATTCTGCAACGCAGTGTCGCAAATCCAGCGGTTTTGAA atcATCTGAAAAAGATACGGCGCCCCCTCCCGAAGAATGTCTTCAGCTCATCAGCAGAGCCACCCAGGTGTTCAGAGAACAGTACATTCTTAAACAGGACCTGGCAAAGGAGGAGATTCAGCGGAG GGTGAAACTGTTATGtgaccaaaaaaagaaacaactagaAGATCTCAATTATTGCCGAGAGGAGAG GAAAAGTCTACGGGAAATGGCTGAGCGCTTAGCTGACAAATATGAGGAAGCCAAGGAAAAACAAGAAGATATTATGAACAG GATGAAAAAAGTACTTCACAGTTTTCACTCTCAGCTTCCAGTTCTGTCTGATAGTGAGAGAGACATGAAGAAAGAATTACAGCTGATACCTGATCAACTTCGACATCTGGGCAATGCCATCAAACAG GTTACTATGAAAAAAGACTATCAGCAGCGAAAGATGGAAAAGGTACTGAGTCCTCAGAAGCCCACCATTACACTCAGCGCCTACCAGCGGAAGTGCATTCAGTCCATCCTGAAGGAGGA GGGTGAACACATAAGAGAGATGGTGAAGCAAATTAATGATATCCGAAACCATGTAAACTTCTGA